A section of the Paenibacillus aurantius genome encodes:
- a CDS encoding Gfo/Idh/MocA family protein produces MKKVKVGMVGYKFMGKAHSQAYRDIPMFFPDAVKPVMKTICGRDRDGVSQAADQFGWEAHVTDWRELLADPEIELVDINAPSNAHKEIALAAAKAGKHIFCEKPLALTLEDSREMLKAVEEAGVKHMVGFNYRFAPAVQLAKKLVSEGRLGRIHHFRAWFLQDWIVDPDFPLVWRLQKEIAGSGSHGDLGAHLIDLAHFLVGEMEEVIGMSETFVKERPTADSMTGLSAKGSKDAPKAPVTVDDATLFLARFADGALGSFEATRFAPGHRCTNAFEINGSKGSVKFDFERMNELEVYFTDDAEDVQGFRRVLATDPAHAYSEAWWPPGHTIGYGQTFTHELLEFMRALGEDRQPVPNFRDGVQCQAVLAAVERSIDERRWVKLTEM; encoded by the coding sequence GTGAAGAAGGTTAAGGTGGGAATGGTCGGCTACAAGTTCATGGGCAAGGCCCACAGCCAGGCTTACCGCGACATCCCGATGTTTTTTCCGGATGCGGTCAAGCCCGTCATGAAAACGATTTGCGGCCGTGACCGCGACGGCGTCAGCCAGGCAGCGGATCAGTTCGGCTGGGAGGCGCATGTGACCGACTGGCGCGAGCTGCTCGCGGACCCGGAGATCGAGCTCGTCGATATCAACGCCCCGAGCAACGCGCACAAGGAGATTGCGCTCGCAGCCGCGAAGGCCGGCAAGCATATCTTCTGCGAGAAGCCGCTTGCTCTTACGCTTGAGGATTCGCGGGAGATGCTGAAGGCGGTGGAAGAAGCCGGCGTCAAGCATATGGTCGGCTTCAACTACCGGTTCGCTCCGGCCGTCCAGCTGGCGAAGAAGCTTGTCTCCGAAGGGAGACTCGGCCGGATTCATCACTTCCGCGCCTGGTTCCTCCAGGATTGGATCGTCGATCCGGACTTCCCGCTTGTCTGGAGGCTGCAGAAGGAGATTGCCGGCTCCGGCTCGCATGGCGACCTGGGCGCCCATCTGATCGATCTGGCTCACTTCCTGGTCGGGGAGATGGAGGAGGTGATCGGCATGAGCGAAACGTTCGTCAAGGAGCGGCCCACGGCCGATTCGATGACAGGGCTGAGCGCCAAGGGGAGCAAGGACGCCCCGAAGGCTCCCGTGACGGTGGACGACGCCACGCTGTTCCTGGCCCGGTTCGCGGACGGGGCTCTCGGCAGCTTCGAGGCGACCCGCTTTGCCCCCGGACACCGCTGCACGAACGCTTTCGAGATCAACGGCAGCAAGGGCAGTGTGAAATTCGATTTTGAACGCATGAACGAGCTGGAAGTTTACTTCACGGACGATGCCGAGGACGTTCAGGGCTTCCGCCGCGTTCTGGCGACCGATCCCGCTCATGCTTACAGCGAGGCCTGGTGGCCGCCCGGCCATACGATCGGCTACGGCCAAACGTTTACCCACGAGCTGCTCGAATTCATGCGGGCTCTGGGTGAAGACCGCCAGCCCGTTCCGAATTTCCGGGACGGCGTTCAGTGCCAGGCCGTGCTCGCGGCGGTGGAACGCTCCATCGACGAACGCCGCTGGGTGAAGCTAACCGAAATGTAA
- a CDS encoding LacI family DNA-binding transcriptional regulator: MVTRKEVADLAGVSEATVSRVLNRVGPIREETKERVLSAAKELNYIPNAIARSFARRRSGNLGVVLPYVPKVHLFSTYYFSEILSGIGEAVREHGYDLLLLFRTPGAPADYTTWYQSQKVDACVILGASDLPEERKALQRLAAHRLPFCLVNQRFPDEEFNEVDADHASGSYEAVKHLIAGGCRRVAFLNGSPEYSNSRDRLTGYRQAVTEAGLDPDALLQLGGNYSRRSGEQAAQAVYRERERVDGVFAANDRMAVGLMQGLRALGLETGTDVAIAGCDDSDAARMTEPPLTSVHVPFYEMGRLAADRLLQVLDQGEPGAVFREQLATRLVIRESSILRSRE; this comes from the coding sequence ATGGTTACCCGCAAGGAAGTGGCCGATCTAGCCGGCGTTTCCGAAGCGACCGTCTCCCGGGTTCTTAACAGGGTGGGTCCGATTCGGGAAGAGACGAAGGAAAGGGTGCTTTCCGCGGCCAAAGAACTGAATTATATCCCGAACGCCATAGCCCGGAGCTTTGCGCGCCGCCGGAGCGGAAACCTGGGAGTCGTTCTGCCCTATGTTCCCAAGGTACACCTGTTCTCCACCTATTATTTCTCGGAAATTCTAAGCGGAATCGGGGAAGCGGTCCGGGAGCACGGGTATGATCTTCTTCTTCTGTTCCGAACGCCCGGCGCACCGGCTGATTATACGACGTGGTATCAATCCCAGAAGGTGGACGCCTGCGTCATTCTCGGGGCGTCCGATCTTCCGGAGGAAAGGAAAGCCCTTCAGCGCCTTGCCGCTCACAGGCTGCCCTTCTGCCTCGTCAACCAGCGGTTCCCGGACGAGGAGTTTAACGAGGTCGATGCCGATCACGCGAGCGGCAGCTACGAAGCCGTGAAGCACCTGATCGCAGGCGGCTGCCGGAGGGTGGCTTTCTTGAACGGCTCGCCGGAATACTCCAACAGCCGGGACCGGCTGACAGGCTACCGCCAAGCGGTGACGGAAGCGGGACTCGACCCGGACGCCCTGCTTCAGCTCGGCGGCAATTACAGCCGCCGGAGCGGGGAACAGGCGGCCCAGGCGGTTTACCGCGAACGGGAGCGAGTCGATGGGGTCTTTGCCGCCAACGACCGTATGGCGGTGGGCCTCATGCAGGGACTGCGGGCACTCGGCCTCGAAACCGGCACCGATGTGGCGATTGCCGGGTGCGACGATTCCGACGCCGCCCGGATGACCGAGCCGCCCCTCACCTCCGTGCACGTCCCGTTCTATGAGATGGGGCGGCTTGCTGCGGACCGGCTTCTCCAGGTGCTCGACCAGGGCGAGCCGGGAGCCGTTTTTCGGGAGCAGCTGGCGACCCGGCTCGTGATTCGGGAATCCAGCATTCTCCGCAGCCGGGAATAG
- a CDS encoding GIY-YIG nuclease family protein: MDMNKRRILLGEFNQIKTYMGVAQIKNEVNGKIFIDSYPNLKNKWFTLQMQLNQGRFANAQLQKDWKGFGADAFTYEVLQQKETDKITDMRWEQKQILKLWLQKLQPYGDKGYNKPPKD; the protein is encoded by the coding sequence ATGGATATGAATAAGCGGAGGATTCTGCTTGGGGAATTCAATCAGATCAAGACATATATGGGCGTCGCCCAAATTAAAAACGAAGTCAATGGGAAAATCTTTATCGACAGCTATCCCAATTTAAAAAACAAATGGTTCACTCTGCAGATGCAGCTGAATCAAGGAAGATTCGCAAATGCCCAGTTGCAAAAAGATTGGAAGGGATTCGGAGCGGATGCGTTCACTTATGAGGTGCTGCAACAGAAGGAAACCGATAAGATCACGGATATGCGCTGGGAGCAGAAACAAATCTTGAAGTTATGGCTTCAAAAGTTACAGCCCTACGGAGACAAGGGATATAATAAGCCTCCAAAGGATTGA
- a CDS encoding AAA family ATPase — protein MQEQKYYLSPERQLTDIEEKLVWKKPISHKTSEEERRISQEVKRNWNRGEMKIANILLEGNAGSGKTQLAKALSASFGLPYTKVTCFADMDKSDIIGAILPVISSEQLEKLDPVLQSVLKALDENNGFQSTTGILMEALGLTQVQAALKMKQLLKLAVEQTNGEAVEYRFYPSEIVRAYQKGYLLEIQEPNVIRDAAVLMALNSALELDGSINLPTEIIRRHPDFIAVITTNRSYVGARPLNEALRDRVQHSEKMDLPTKEVMVERVKVKTGYQDEKVLSVLADTIKILDTTARANAIKGVAGMRSFFYWTDAIAGGASAKESLYHKVIYKITTDSEEIRILEEALEKHGLITNLEAVTSEVKKNENPAMMP, from the coding sequence ATGCAAGAACAAAAATATTATTTGTCACCTGAGAGACAATTAACAGATATAGAAGAAAAGCTGGTCTGGAAAAAGCCGATATCTCATAAGACCAGTGAGGAAGAACGACGCATTAGTCAAGAAGTAAAGCGGAATTGGAACCGCGGGGAAATGAAAATTGCCAACATTCTGTTAGAAGGGAATGCCGGTTCCGGCAAAACCCAATTAGCGAAAGCATTATCAGCTAGTTTTGGTTTGCCCTATACGAAAGTGACCTGCTTTGCGGATATGGATAAATCGGATATTATTGGAGCTATTTTGCCGGTCATTTCTTCTGAACAATTAGAGAAACTGGACCCTGTACTGCAAAGCGTTCTCAAAGCTCTAGATGAAAACAATGGTTTTCAAAGCACGACAGGAATTTTAATGGAAGCATTGGGGCTTACGCAGGTGCAAGCAGCCTTAAAGATGAAGCAATTGTTGAAGCTTGCTGTGGAGCAGACTAACGGTGAAGCCGTGGAGTACCGCTTTTACCCATCGGAGATCGTCAGAGCCTATCAAAAAGGGTATCTTCTCGAAATTCAAGAACCTAACGTGATTCGGGATGCTGCGGTACTCATGGCATTAAACTCTGCGCTCGAACTGGATGGAAGCATAAATCTTCCTACTGAGATTATTCGCAGACATCCGGATTTCATCGCAGTCATAACAACCAATCGCAGTTATGTAGGGGCGAGGCCGCTCAATGAAGCGTTGCGGGACAGAGTCCAACACTCGGAGAAGATGGATTTGCCTACCAAAGAAGTCATGGTCGAACGGGTGAAAGTTAAAACCGGCTATCAGGATGAAAAGGTGCTGAGCGTGTTAGCAGATACGATTAAGATTTTGGATACAACAGCGCGGGCCAATGCGATCAAGGGTGTGGCGGGCATGCGTTCCTTTTTTTACTGGACAGATGCCATTGCAGGAGGAGCCTCCGCCAAAGAATCTCTGTATCATAAGGTCATTTATAAAATAACCACGGATTCAGAGGAAATCAGAATTTTGGAGGAAGCACTTGAAAAGCACGGTCTGATTACCAATTTAGAAGCCGTGACGAGTGAGGTAAAAAAAAACGAGAATCCCGCGATGATGCCATAG
- a CDS encoding alpha/beta hydrolase, protein MWKWIRKGMLGLLAFVMIVMAVGYVYQRVGLRQDRKAYQPVGKLYEISGHKMHLYTAGEGDTTVVMASGWGTSSPYASFYPLYAGLVSHTKIAVYDRFGYGFSDVSGIPRNVNTITDEMHELFQKSELKPPYILVGHSLGSLEVIRYAQRFPDEVKAILLEEGGSPEFYSTNPEMIYVSTIANVLRQVGVARLLTHTSTFLKGTAPGVPETIKEMDRMAVAAKLGNRDMADERRQMNKNAAIVLEAKKTLSIPLIVLTADGFGKLNMDSAWRDSQAVLPAWSTLGKQIIVKDADHYIHNFQPDFMVSEILKLVER, encoded by the coding sequence ATGTGGAAGTGGATCCGAAAAGGAATGCTTGGTTTACTGGCATTCGTTATGATTGTGATGGCAGTCGGTTATGTATACCAAAGGGTAGGACTGCGGCAAGATAGGAAGGCTTATCAACCCGTAGGGAAGCTGTATGAGATATCGGGACATAAAATGCACCTGTATACCGCAGGCGAGGGCGATACGACGGTGGTGATGGCCTCCGGTTGGGGAACGAGCAGCCCCTATGCCAGCTTTTATCCTTTATATGCAGGGTTAGTCTCGCATACCAAGATTGCGGTCTACGATCGATTTGGCTATGGATTCAGCGATGTCTCCGGTATACCGCGTAATGTTAACACCATTACAGACGAAATGCATGAGCTGTTCCAAAAGTCGGAGCTGAAACCGCCTTACATATTGGTTGGCCACTCGCTCGGCTCACTTGAAGTAATCCGTTATGCGCAGCGATTTCCCGATGAGGTTAAAGCAATCCTGCTCGAAGAGGGGGGGAGTCCCGAATTTTACTCCACGAACCCAGAGATGATCTACGTCTCGACCATTGCCAATGTTCTTCGCCAAGTAGGCGTGGCGCGGCTTCTCACGCATACGTCAACCTTCCTGAAGGGGACTGCACCCGGTGTGCCGGAGACGATTAAGGAGATGGATCGTATGGCCGTCGCAGCCAAGCTCGGCAACCGCGATATGGCCGATGAGCGGCGACAAATGAATAAAAATGCGGCGATCGTGCTCGAGGCAAAAAAGACTCTCTCGATTCCCCTTATCGTTCTTACTGCGGATGGATTCGGAAAATTGAATATGGACAGCGCTTGGCGCGACTCCCAAGCTGTCCTGCCTGCCTGGTCTACGCTTGGTAAGCAGATCATTGTTAAGGATGCCGATCATTACATCCATAACTTCCAGCCGGACTTTATGGTGAGCGAAATACTGAAGTTGGTCGAACGTTAA
- a CDS encoding vWA domain-containing protein: MEDEKAAALKKSADSEESSSRVSDDSTDMRITDTGEDGPPRYHQANPESMSEEAKQQERDFRKKLNHAAREIVSDSIHERVKLIVHRPDYDQQLQAEYIRLSKELMPVVQEIARKTHPLLEHETSSEFGRNRYYGSKFQADSVAYKDYRYFFKKRPPSESPSLVVAIRVDESASMSAFGRLEAAKRAVIAVYEFCQLCDIPVLIYGDTADVSKMEQMSIFAYADFDKPDANDRFRLMRIKARSNNRDGMALRIMGERLAVSPEQTKLLISISDGQPKAIDNYTGRYAVTDMQQTIEEYERKGITFLAAAIGQDKDVISEIYGHERFLDITNLREFPAKLVRIIARYM; encoded by the coding sequence ATGGAAGATGAAAAAGCGGCCGCCCTAAAAAAGTCTGCGGATAGTGAAGAAAGCTCTTCCCGTGTATCCGATGACTCAACTGACATGAGAATTACGGATACCGGAGAGGATGGCCCTCCTCGATATCATCAGGCCAACCCCGAATCCATGTCGGAAGAGGCAAAACAACAAGAGCGTGATTTTCGTAAAAAGCTTAACCACGCCGCAAGAGAGATAGTGTCCGATTCCATTCACGAAAGAGTAAAGCTCATCGTCCATCGTCCAGATTACGATCAGCAACTCCAAGCGGAATATATTCGTCTAAGCAAGGAGCTTATGCCGGTTGTCCAGGAAATTGCACGAAAGACCCATCCGCTTCTGGAACATGAGACGTCTTCCGAATTTGGGCGAAATCGTTATTATGGTAGTAAGTTTCAAGCGGACAGCGTGGCTTACAAGGATTATAGGTATTTTTTCAAAAAACGGCCTCCATCCGAATCTCCTTCCCTTGTGGTTGCCATAAGAGTTGATGAATCTGCATCGATGTCCGCTTTTGGGAGATTGGAAGCAGCCAAACGGGCAGTCATTGCGGTATATGAATTTTGTCAACTATGCGATATACCTGTATTAATCTATGGCGATACGGCAGATGTTTCTAAAATGGAACAAATGTCGATCTTTGCTTATGCTGACTTCGATAAACCGGATGCTAACGATCGATTCAGGCTAATGCGGATTAAGGCTCGGAGCAATAATCGAGATGGAATGGCCCTGAGAATTATGGGGGAACGGTTAGCTGTTTCACCAGAGCAGACCAAGTTGTTGATTAGCATCAGTGATGGACAGCCCAAAGCAATAGACAATTATACGGGAAGATATGCCGTCACAGATATGCAGCAGACAATCGAGGAATATGAACGGAAAGGCATTACCTTTCTCGCTGCTGCAATCGGCCAAGATAAGGATGTCATTAGTGAGATATATGGTCATGAAAGATTTTTGGACATTACGAATTTACGTGAGTTCCCTGCAAAGTTAGTTCGGATTATTGCTCGATATATGTAA
- a CDS encoding MFS transporter: MFANRYVRTIILSRVLLQLGIWIRNYAVLLYVSELTHNNPVDVSLISVAEFAPIFLLGLIGGTFADRWRPKRTMVWSDLLSGLSVVAVLLAVMNGGWVALLIGSFVSASLSQFSQPSAMKLYKRHVPAEQLQGVMAMSQTLVAIFMVLGPVIGTFIFIKFGIHVSLFLTAVMFLGSSFILLTLPQDGEEPKPGKAGGFIKELTDGLRYIGSNKSLRTLSMTFSAIGLASGLTQPLQIFLVIENLGRDKQFLQWLVMANGAAMLVGGVAIIAVAKKLKPQLLLLVGLLANAICTVGMGASHQIWLTIVLLVISGLFYPCIQGGIQTLLVRNTEGAFIGRVSGAIMPIFMGMMVVGMFISGYLKDTFSLSGVFTASGVFVVIGALLLLPIVINKSSKAEAGPAA; encoded by the coding sequence ATGTTTGCGAATCGATATGTTCGAACGATTATCCTCTCCCGGGTGCTGCTGCAGCTGGGAATATGGATTCGGAATTATGCCGTCCTTCTGTATGTTTCCGAATTGACGCATAATAATCCGGTTGATGTATCACTGATTTCGGTTGCGGAATTTGCACCGATCTTTTTATTAGGCCTGATTGGCGGGACCTTTGCCGACCGTTGGCGACCGAAGAGAACCATGGTATGGAGCGATTTATTGTCTGGCTTGTCCGTCGTAGCCGTGCTGCTGGCGGTTATGAATGGCGGCTGGGTTGCCCTTCTGATCGGATCCTTTGTCTCTGCCAGCTTGTCGCAATTTTCTCAGCCTTCGGCGATGAAACTGTATAAGCGGCATGTGCCCGCTGAACAATTGCAGGGTGTCATGGCGATGTCTCAAACGCTGGTCGCTATCTTTATGGTGCTGGGGCCGGTCATCGGTACCTTTATATTTATTAAATTTGGTATTCACGTATCTCTGTTTTTGACGGCAGTGATGTTCCTTGGTTCTTCCTTCATTTTATTGACCCTCCCTCAAGATGGGGAGGAACCGAAGCCGGGAAAAGCCGGCGGCTTCATCAAGGAGTTGACGGATGGTCTACGTTATATTGGCTCTAATAAGTCCTTAAGAACGCTGAGTATGACATTCTCGGCAATCGGATTGGCATCTGGCTTGACTCAACCGCTTCAAATTTTCCTTGTCATCGAGAATTTAGGACGGGATAAACAATTTTTGCAATGGCTCGTGATGGCCAATGGGGCAGCCATGCTGGTAGGCGGAGTCGCCATAATCGCTGTCGCCAAGAAGTTGAAGCCACAGTTATTGCTGTTGGTCGGTTTACTTGCCAATGCAATCTGTACGGTTGGTATGGGTGCGTCACATCAAATCTGGCTGACCATCGTTCTGCTCGTGATCAGCGGATTGTTCTACCCTTGTATTCAAGGCGGAATTCAGACGCTTCTTGTGCGAAATACCGAAGGGGCGTTTATTGGCCGGGTATCAGGAGCAATTATGCCTATTTTTATGGGGATGATGGTGGTCGGCATGTTCATCTCCGGCTATCTAAAAGATACGTTCTCCTTATCAGGGGTATTTACTGCGAGTGGTGTGTTTGTGGTTATCGGAGCGCTTTTGCTGCTGCCTATTGTGATTAATAAGAGTAGTAAAGCCGAGGCAGGTCCTGCAGCATGA
- a CDS encoding Gfo/Idh/MocA family protein, with protein MDKVKLGIIGCGNISGIYFKNAATFDILELVACADLDVERAKAKAEEHGIAKGCSVAELLADPEIEIVINLTIPQAHAEVCLQALEAGKHVYVEKPLAVTREEGQRILKLAAEKGLRVGSAPDTFLGGGIQTSIKLIRDGWIGTPVGATAFMAGGGHESWHPAPDFYYKQGGGPMFDMGPYYLTALVAMLGPIQRITGSARISFPERTITSKPKFGEKIEVEVPTHVAGIMDFHSGTVGTILTSFDVPGGHTLPRIEVYGSEGTLLVPDPNTFGGPVRLKRKGSQEWSEMPLSHGFAENARGVGVADMAHAIKAGRPHRANGELAYHVLEAMHGFHDASSEGRHYIMQSTCEAPELLPMGLPRHLVD; from the coding sequence ATGGACAAAGTCAAACTGGGCATTATCGGCTGCGGAAACATAAGCGGCATTTATTTCAAGAACGCCGCCACCTTTGACATTCTGGAGCTGGTCGCCTGCGCCGACCTCGATGTGGAGCGGGCGAAGGCCAAGGCAGAGGAGCATGGCATTGCCAAAGGCTGTTCGGTGGCGGAGCTTCTCGCTGATCCCGAGATCGAGATCGTCATCAACCTGACGATCCCCCAGGCGCACGCCGAGGTGTGCCTCCAGGCGCTGGAGGCGGGCAAGCATGTATACGTGGAGAAGCCGCTTGCGGTTACCCGCGAAGAAGGGCAGCGTATTCTGAAGCTGGCCGCCGAGAAGGGGCTGCGGGTCGGATCCGCGCCCGATACGTTCCTGGGCGGCGGAATCCAGACGAGCATCAAGCTCATCCGGGACGGCTGGATCGGCACGCCGGTCGGAGCCACAGCCTTCATGGCCGGGGGTGGTCACGAGTCGTGGCATCCGGCTCCGGACTTCTATTACAAGCAGGGCGGCGGCCCGATGTTTGATATGGGTCCCTATTACTTGACGGCGCTTGTGGCCATGCTCGGCCCGATTCAGCGCATTACCGGCTCGGCCCGCATTTCCTTCCCGGAGCGGACGATCACGAGCAAGCCGAAATTCGGGGAGAAGATCGAGGTGGAGGTTCCGACCCACGTGGCCGGCATTATGGACTTCCACAGCGGGACGGTGGGCACGATCCTCACAAGCTTCGACGTCCCCGGGGGACACACGCTCCCCCGCATCGAGGTCTACGGGAGCGAGGGGACGCTGCTGGTCCCCGATCCGAATACTTTCGGCGGGCCGGTCCGGCTGAAGCGCAAGGGCTCGCAGGAGTGGAGCGAGATGCCGCTGTCGCACGGGTTCGCGGAGAATGCCCGCGGAGTCGGCGTGGCTGACATGGCTCATGCCATTAAGGCCGGCCGGCCGCACCGGGCAAACGGCGAGCTCGCCTATCATGTGCTGGAAGCCATGCACGGCTTCCATGATGCCTCAAGCGAGGGCCGGCACTATATCATGCAGAGCACCTGCGAGGCTCCTGAGCTTCTGCCCATGGGCCTGCCCCGCCATCTGGTGGACTAA
- a CDS encoding TrmH family RNA methyltransferase: protein MAQDITSVQNPRVKQWTELLVKRGRDRQGKFLLEGVHLVEEALRSGIAVETILYSLDKGLPKEVESRLTSAEEVIGVSQAVLAKCSDTQTPQGVLGIAAKPDAPRTDSLTGRDALVVAVDGIQDPGNLGTIIRTADAAGATAVILGRGTVDVYNPKTIRSTMGSLFHLPVVEADLPELLAEAGKAGVQVLSTGMQAEDTCYTADLTQATWFVIGNEGSGVSSEAEAHVSRRISIPMRGRAESLNAAMAAGIVLYEAMRQRHYK from the coding sequence ATGGCACAAGACATAACATCGGTTCAGAACCCCCGGGTCAAGCAGTGGACCGAGCTGCTGGTCAAGCGCGGGCGCGACCGCCAGGGGAAGTTTCTTTTGGAAGGGGTCCATCTGGTCGAGGAAGCCCTCCGGTCCGGCATCGCCGTGGAGACGATTCTTTATTCGCTCGACAAAGGGCTGCCGAAAGAGGTGGAGAGCCGCCTCACCTCGGCTGAGGAAGTGATCGGCGTGAGCCAGGCCGTACTTGCCAAGTGCTCCGACACCCAGACTCCCCAGGGGGTGCTGGGCATAGCCGCGAAGCCGGACGCCCCGCGGACCGACTCCCTGACCGGGAGGGACGCTCTGGTGGTGGCCGTCGACGGCATCCAGGACCCGGGCAATCTCGGCACGATCATCCGGACCGCCGACGCGGCCGGGGCCACCGCCGTGATTCTCGGCCGCGGCACGGTCGATGTATACAACCCGAAGACCATCCGGTCGACCATGGGCTCGTTGTTTCACCTGCCGGTCGTGGAGGCCGATCTGCCGGAGCTGCTCGCCGAGGCGGGCAAGGCCGGCGTCCAGGTGCTGAGCACCGGCATGCAGGCGGAGGATACGTGCTACACGGCCGATCTTACCCAGGCGACCTGGTTCGTGATCGGCAACGAGGGCAGCGGGGTTTCCTCCGAGGCGGAAGCCCATGTAAGCCGCCGGATCTCGATTCCGATGCGGGGACGGGCCGAATCGCTGAACGCGGCCATGGCCGCCGGTATCGTGCTGTACGAGGCCATGCGGCAGCGGCATTATAAGTGA
- a CDS encoding ThuA domain-containing protein: protein MKSALIVQGGWSGHQPKEVAELLAGVLREEQFEVEVSDTLDAFLDAEKLLRTDLIVPVWTMGQITKEQLTPLLEAVRNGTGIAGCHGGMGDSFRNETEYQFMVGGQWVAHPGGDGIRYTVRIKEPNDPLVQGMKDFEVVSEQYYMHVDPGIRVLAVTDFGDTEMPVAWTKTYGQGKVYYNSLGHQADIVAMPETLEMMRRGMVWAAK from the coding sequence ATGAAAAGCGCATTAATCGTACAGGGCGGATGGTCCGGCCATCAGCCGAAGGAAGTGGCGGAGCTTCTCGCCGGCGTTCTCCGGGAGGAACAGTTCGAGGTCGAAGTATCCGATACGCTGGATGCTTTTCTCGATGCGGAGAAGCTGCTTAGAACCGATCTGATCGTACCGGTCTGGACCATGGGCCAGATCACCAAGGAGCAGCTGACCCCTCTGCTTGAAGCCGTGCGCAACGGTACCGGGATCGCCGGCTGCCACGGGGGCATGGGCGATTCGTTCCGCAACGAAACCGAATACCAGTTCATGGTCGGCGGCCAGTGGGTAGCCCATCCGGGCGGTGACGGGATCCGCTACACCGTGCGCATCAAGGAGCCGAACGATCCGCTCGTTCAGGGAATGAAGGACTTCGAGGTCGTTTCCGAGCAGTATTACATGCATGTGGACCCGGGCATCCGGGTGCTGGCGGTAACGGATTTCGGAGATACCGAGATGCCGGTGGCCTGGACGAAAACCTATGGACAAGGCAAGGTTTACTACAATTCGCTTGGTCACCAGGCGGACATCGTCGCGATGCCTGAAACGCTGGAAATGATGCGCCGCGGGATGGTCTGGGCCGCGAAATAG
- a CDS encoding GNAT family N-acetyltransferase has protein sequence MYLAFLDHEPAGCFSIQWEFEMIWGEQFHTYAAYILRLVVARKYKGRGIGARLLDWAESRIANKGKSWLGWTAWPIIHR, from the coding sequence GTGTACCTCGCCTTTTTGGACCATGAGCCGGCGGGATGCTTCTCGATTCAATGGGAATTTGAAATGATTTGGGGGGAGCAGTTCCATACGTATGCGGCTTACATACTTAGACTTGTTGTGGCGAGAAAATACAAGGGCAGGGGCATAGGGGCCCGACTGCTCGATTGGGCGGAATCGCGTATTGCGAACAAGGGCAAGTCCTGGCTAGGCTGGACTGCATGGCCGATAATCCATCGTTGA
- a CDS encoding potassium channel family protein, with amino-acid sequence MKKTFAVIGLGRFGSSVAKELTKVGYEVLAVDSDAVRVQEMSAIVTHCVQADSTDEDALKAIGIRNFDVVVVAIGENVQASILTTLILKDIGVPTLIVKAKNELHGKVLTKTGADKVIYPERDMGQRVAHSLISPNILDYIELSDNYSIVEIRATGRLVGKSLKELEIRARHQCNVMAIKNGHDMDITPDANALIKPTDILVVVGRNEDLIKFEKTYSE; translated from the coding sequence ATGAAGAAAACATTCGCCGTAATCGGGCTCGGCCGGTTCGGCTCCAGTGTGGCGAAGGAGCTCACCAAGGTAGGCTATGAAGTGCTGGCCGTCGATTCCGACGCGGTGCGGGTTCAGGAAATGAGCGCCATCGTCACCCACTGCGTGCAGGCCGACTCCACCGACGAGGATGCCCTTAAGGCCATCGGCATCCGCAATTTCGACGTTGTCGTAGTGGCGATCGGGGAGAACGTCCAGGCCAGCATTCTGACGACCTTGATTCTGAAGGACATCGGGGTGCCGACCCTAATCGTCAAGGCCAAGAACGAGCTGCACGGAAAGGTGCTGACCAAGACGGGGGCGGACAAGGTCATCTATCCCGAGCGGGATATGGGGCAGCGGGTGGCCCACAGCCTCATTTCGCCGAACATTCTCGATTACATCGAGCTTTCGGACAACTACAGCATCGTAGAAATCCGGGCCACCGGCCGGCTGGTCGGCAAGAGCTTGAAGGAGCTCGAAATCCGGGCCCGTCACCAGTGCAACGTCATGGCGATCAAAAACGGGCACGACATGGACATTACGCCGGATGCCAACGCGCTGATCAAGCCGACGGATATTCTCGTCGTGGTGGGCCGCAATGAAGATTTGATCAAATTCGAAAAAACATATTCGGAGTAA
- the sspI gene encoding small acid-soluble spore protein SspI → MMLSLRQAIVKRVEGKNAEELREVIEDSIRGDEKALPGLGVLFEFIWENTSPETRDELVQNLMKGLPEAPAATS, encoded by the coding sequence ATGATGTTGAGCTTGCGTCAAGCGATCGTGAAACGGGTGGAAGGGAAGAATGCCGAGGAGCTGCGGGAAGTGATCGAGGACTCGATCCGCGGGGACGAGAAGGCCCTTCCGGGACTCGGCGTGCTTTTCGAATTTATTTGGGAGAACACCTCCCCTGAAACACGGGATGAGCTGGTCCAGAACTTGATGAAGGGGCTGCCCGAGGCTCCCGCTGCCACTTCCTAG